A single genomic interval of Malania oleifera isolate guangnan ecotype guangnan chromosome 11, ASM2987363v1, whole genome shotgun sequence harbors:
- the LOC131168269 gene encoding mavicyanin: MEGLKLKQRSVVLMAVLVCVGLVTEEAMAAQYEVVWDQSTDYNAWASGKSFKVGDQIVFKYSPGLHSVVELADETAYKKCDIGSPLTSMNAGNDAVKLSKSGDHYFACGTPGHCGQGMKLKITTASADSSPKSSSKSPSSTSASNSSPAAASSAFAVFPSSTAVLMVVVSAICLVFLP; this comes from the exons ATGGAGGGATTGAAGTTGAAGCAGCGGTCAGTTGTGTTAATGGCAGTGCTGGTTTGTGTTGGCTTGGTCACGGAAGAAGCCATGGCTGCTCAGTATGAAGTGGTGTGGGATCAATCCACAGACTACAATGCTTGGGCTTCTGGGAAATCATTCAAGGTTGGAGATCAAATTG TGTTCAAGTACTCACCGGGACTGCACAGCGTGGTGGAACTCGCCGACGAGACCGCGTACAAGAAGTGCGACATCGGCAGCCCCCTGACCTCCATGAACGCCGGCAACGACGCCGTCAAACTCTCAAAGTCCGGCGACCACTACTTCGCCTGCGGCACCCCCGGCCACTGCGGCCAGGGCATGAAACTCAAAATCACCACAGCCTCCGCGGACTCTTCCCCCAaatcttcctccaagtcaccgtctTCCACCTCCGCTTCCAATTCCTCGCCGGCCGCTGCTTCTTCTGCCTTCGCCGTCTTCCCTTCCTCTACCGCGGTTCTGATGGTTGTGGTATCTGCGATCTGCCTCGTTTTTCTGCCTTGA
- the LOC131168270 gene encoding triacylglycerol lipase 2-like has product MGLFGFPGRVVLGILILLAASAGSGSCRRSPGEDLLLAAAPAGRGICATAVRVHGYKCQEFEVKTEDGYILSLQRIPEGLSGNGGSGDKQKPPVLIQHGVLVDGMTWFLNSPDKSLPFILAENGFDVWIANARGTNQSKGHASLSSSDPEYWNWSWEELAAYDLPANLDFVFSQTGQKSHYVGHSLGTLVALVALSEGKLLDRMRSAALLSPIAYLSHMSTPLLVLAAKSFVGEITEIFGHAEFNLKGQDATDFLKSLCQNNGIDCYDLLTALTGKNCCLNSSTVDLFLNYEPQATSTKNLVHLSQIYRYKEVAKYDYVNVLTNMEHYGSPRPPAYDLSNIPVDFPLFLSYGGRDTLSDVPDVQHLLDVLKSHDEDKYSVQFIENYAHADFIMGISAKDIVYNPIISFFNRN; this is encoded by the exons ATGGGTCTGTTCGGCTTTCCGGGTCGGGTCGTCCTCGGCATCCTGATCCTCCTGGCGGCCTCAGCCGGAAGCGGATCATGCCGCCGGTCACCGGGCGAGGACCTGCTCCTTGCGGCGGCTCCGGCGGGAAGGGGGATTTGTGCCACCGCGGTGAGAGTTCACGGGTACAAATGCCAGGAGTTCGAA GTGAAGACAGAGGATGGGTACATACTGAGTTTGCAGAGGATCCCAGAAGGGCTTTCTGGAAATGGAGGGAGTGGGGATAAGCAGAAGCCACCAGTGCTTATACAGCATGGCGTGCTTGTG GATGGGATGACGTGGTTTCTAAATTCGCCTGATAAAAGTCTACCGTTCATTTTGGCGGAAAACGGGTTCGATGTGTGGATAGCAAATGCCCGGGGCACCAACCAAAGCAAAGGCCATGCATCCCTCAGCTCGTCCGACCCG GAGTATTGGAATTGGTCATGGGAGGAGTTGGCCGCCTATGATCTACCAGCTAACCTTGATTTTGTGTTCAGCCAAACAGGTCAGAAGAGTCATTATGTGGGTCACTCACTG GGAACATTGGTGGCACTGGTGGCCTTATCAGAGGGAAAACTGTTGGACAGAATGAGATCAGCTGCTCTGTTGAGTCCTATTGCTTATCTGAGCCACATGTCCACTCCCCTTCTTGTCCTTGCTGCTAAATCTTTTGTTGGCGAG ATCACTGAAATATTTGGTCATGCAGAGTTCAATCTAAAAGG GCAGGATGCAACTGACTTTCTCAAGTCTCTGTGCCAAAACAATGGGATAGACTGCTATGACTTGCTAACTGCGCTCACAG GGAAGAATTGCTGTCTCAACTCATCCACTGTGGATCTCTTCCTCAACTATGAACCTCAAGCTACATCCACCAAGAACTTGGTTCATTTATCTCAAA TTTACAGGTACAAGGAGGTGGCGAAATACGACTACGTGAACGTCCTGACCAACATGGAACACTACGGCAGCCCGCGGCCGCCGGCGTACGACCTGTCGAACATTCCGGTGGACTTCCCCCTGTTCCTCAGCTACGGCGGCCGGGACACCCTCTCCGACGTGCCGGACGTCCAGCACCTCCTCGACGTCTTGAAGTCTCACGACGAAGACAAGTACAGCGTCCAGTTCATCGAGAACTACGCTCACGCAGATTTCATCATGGGAATTTCCGCCAAGGACATCGTCTACAATCCGATCATTTCATTTTTCAATCGAAATTGA